The following coding sequences lie in one Microbacterium sp. XT11 genomic window:
- a CDS encoding GTP pyrophosphokinase yields MTTVSVDESAITEAKELRDQFQRFLREYEFGMREVETKISILRDEFTHDHAYNPIEHVKSRLKSPDSIVEKIARKGIEEPDFARIREEITDIAGVRVTCSFIADVYRLFDLLTAQDDVTVRIVKDYIKNPKPNGYKSLHAIIEVPVFLSTGALAVPVEVQFRTIAMDFWASLEHKIYYKFANQVPAHLVDSLSDAADAAAELDLRMERLHREAHGVPRKQLAPPPPAVRV; encoded by the coding sequence ATGACAACGGTTTCCGTCGACGAGAGCGCGATCACCGAGGCGAAGGAGCTTCGCGATCAGTTCCAGCGCTTCCTCCGCGAGTACGAGTTCGGGATGCGCGAGGTGGAGACGAAAATCTCGATCCTGCGCGACGAGTTCACGCACGATCACGCTTACAACCCGATCGAGCACGTGAAGAGCCGCCTGAAGTCGCCCGACAGCATCGTGGAGAAGATCGCGCGCAAGGGCATCGAGGAGCCGGACTTCGCCCGCATCCGCGAGGAGATCACCGACATCGCCGGCGTGCGCGTGACCTGCAGCTTCATCGCCGACGTGTACCGCCTGTTCGATCTGCTCACCGCGCAGGACGACGTCACCGTGCGCATCGTCAAGGACTACATCAAGAACCCCAAGCCCAACGGCTACAAGAGCCTGCACGCGATCATCGAGGTGCCCGTCTTCCTCTCCACCGGAGCGCTCGCCGTGCCCGTCGAGGTGCAGTTCCGCACCATAGCGATGGACTTCTGGGCGAGCCTCGAGCACAAGATCTACTACAAGTTCGCCAACCAGGTGCCGGCGCATCTCGTCGACAGCCTGTCGGATGCCGCGGATGCCGCCGCCGAACTCGATCTCCGCATGGAGCGCCTGCACCGGGAGGCCCACGGCGTGCCGCGCAAGCAGCTCGCGCCGCCGCCTCCGGCCGTGCGGGTCTGA
- a CDS encoding amidohydrolase, whose product MTIDLEALYIDLHQHPELSFQETRTAGIAAQHLRELGLEVEEGVGVTGVVGVLRNGDGPVVWLRADMDALPVEEQTGLAYASTAKGIDPAGTTVPVMHACGHDMHVTALIGALEKLVAERAEWSGTVVAVVQPAEEYGAGARAMLDDGLLSRYPAPDVVLGQHVTPLPAGIIGVRSGTQMAASDGLTVTLHGRGGHGSRPHATIDPVVMAAATVMRLQTIASREIDPQGVAVVTVGSIHAGLKNNIIPAEAKLELSLRYPDDAAREKVLASVERIVRAEAAASGAEREPDIETLHTLPATINDVDATARVTSALRRALGETAVIDPGMFTGSEDVSWFARDAGAPLVFWFWGGVDPVRFAEAEAAGRLAEEIPTNHSPFFAPEIHPTIEVGVTAMTAAAREFLG is encoded by the coding sequence ATGACGATCGACCTCGAAGCGCTGTACATCGACCTGCACCAGCATCCGGAGCTGTCGTTCCAGGAGACGCGCACCGCGGGCATCGCCGCGCAGCACCTGCGCGAGCTCGGCCTCGAGGTCGAAGAGGGCGTCGGGGTCACCGGCGTCGTCGGCGTGCTGCGCAACGGCGACGGGCCGGTCGTCTGGCTGCGCGCCGACATGGACGCGCTGCCCGTCGAAGAGCAGACCGGCCTCGCCTACGCCAGCACCGCGAAGGGCATCGACCCCGCAGGCACCACCGTCCCGGTCATGCACGCGTGCGGCCACGACATGCATGTGACGGCGCTGATCGGGGCGCTCGAGAAGCTCGTCGCCGAGCGCGCCGAGTGGAGCGGCACCGTCGTCGCGGTCGTCCAGCCCGCCGAGGAGTACGGCGCCGGTGCGCGAGCCATGCTCGATGACGGCCTGCTGTCGCGCTACCCCGCGCCCGACGTGGTGCTCGGCCAGCACGTCACGCCGCTCCCCGCGGGGATCATCGGCGTGCGCAGCGGCACGCAGATGGCGGCATCCGACGGTCTCACGGTCACCCTCCACGGCCGCGGCGGGCACGGTTCACGTCCGCACGCCACGATCGACCCCGTCGTCATGGCCGCCGCCACCGTCATGCGACTGCAGACCATCGCCTCACGGGAGATCGACCCGCAGGGCGTCGCCGTCGTCACGGTGGGCTCCATCCACGCGGGCCTGAAGAACAACATCATCCCGGCCGAGGCGAAGCTCGAGCTCAGCCTGCGCTACCCCGACGACGCCGCACGAGAGAAGGTCCTCGCGAGCGTCGAACGCATCGTGAGGGCCGAGGCCGCGGCATCCGGCGCCGAGCGCGAACCCGACATCGAGACCCTGCACACCCTGCCGGCCACCATCAACGACGTCGACGCCACCGCACGCGTGACCTCGGCCCTACGGCGTGCGCTCGGCGAGACGGCGGTCATCGACCCGGGGATGTTCACCGGCAGCGAGGACGTCTCCTGGTTCGCGCGCGACGCCGGCGCGCCGCTCGTGTTCTGGTTCTGGGGCGGCGTCGATCCCGTTCGCTTCGCCGAGGCCGAGGCGGCCGGGCGGCTCGCCGAGGAAATCCCCACCAACCACTCTCCGTTCTTCGCGCCCGAGATCCACCCCACGATCGAGGTGGGCGTCACGGCGATGACGGCCGCGGCGCGCGAGTTCCTCGGCTGA
- a CDS encoding ABC transporter substrate-binding protein: MKLSKPLIALAAATALGISALAGCSAGGSGDDKPASGAALTIAKPDGAITTESHNPYLGDSSASKYGYAKVIFEPLALVNPTGDLGTTPWLAESVEWNDDYTQLTVVPRSGVTWSDGEDFTADDIVFTFGMYLDGSLNDTSALHLTSVEPQGDAVVLTFAESKFTAQARVLHTPIVPKHIWENIDDPNSDPLTGDGLAVGTGPYVLDNWTTESVTLTANPDYWGGDLAVPELHYVSYGDNAALTTALVSGEADWAQAFIPQIEDSFLSADEDNHFLASPTAGSGTLFMNLQTKPFNDPALRQAIAWTVDRDAYVDVAREGASTPVWSVTGLGDLLADEIAPEYEGQVYSVDVDKARQILTDAGYTWKDDKLIDPAGEAVSFSISVPAGWSDWNTEQALLAEELGEGLGIDVKVDQPDWGGWDAARQEGSFQMIIHWLEDTGNAYGLYTSTMDPKWVVDGKAQFNFGRYDNPEVTAALNTYANTSSEEERAAALAVMQKAFVTDVPAIPLGSHPLLGEFNTRNYEGWPSEDDQYASADPTQPAVVQILTKLTAK, encoded by the coding sequence ATGAAGCTCAGCAAGCCCCTGATCGCGCTCGCCGCGGCGACCGCCCTCGGAATCTCGGCCCTGGCCGGATGCTCCGCCGGCGGCTCCGGCGACGACAAGCCCGCCTCCGGCGCGGCTCTCACCATCGCCAAACCCGACGGCGCCATCACGACCGAATCGCACAACCCGTACCTCGGCGACTCCTCCGCGTCGAAGTACGGCTACGCCAAGGTGATCTTCGAGCCCCTGGCCCTCGTCAACCCCACCGGCGACCTCGGCACCACCCCGTGGCTCGCCGAGTCGGTCGAGTGGAACGACGACTACACGCAGCTCACCGTGGTCCCCCGCTCCGGCGTCACCTGGAGCGACGGCGAGGACTTCACGGCGGATGACATCGTGTTCACGTTCGGCATGTACCTCGACGGCTCCCTCAACGACACCTCCGCGCTGCACCTGACGAGCGTGGAGCCCCAGGGCGACGCCGTCGTGCTGACCTTCGCCGAGTCGAAGTTCACGGCGCAGGCGCGCGTGCTGCACACCCCGATCGTGCCCAAGCACATCTGGGAGAACATCGACGACCCCAACTCCGACCCGCTCACCGGTGACGGCCTCGCGGTCGGCACCGGCCCCTACGTGCTCGACAACTGGACGACGGAATCCGTGACGCTGACGGCCAACCCCGACTACTGGGGCGGCGACCTCGCGGTGCCGGAGCTGCACTACGTCTCCTATGGCGACAACGCGGCGCTGACCACGGCGCTCGTCTCGGGCGAGGCCGACTGGGCACAGGCGTTCATCCCGCAGATCGAGGACAGCTTCCTCTCCGCCGACGAGGACAACCACTTCCTCGCCTCCCCCACGGCCGGCTCGGGCACGCTGTTCATGAACCTGCAGACCAAGCCCTTCAACGACCCGGCGCTGCGGCAGGCGATCGCCTGGACCGTCGACCGCGACGCGTACGTCGACGTCGCCCGCGAGGGCGCGAGCACGCCCGTGTGGAGCGTGACGGGCCTCGGCGATCTGCTGGCCGACGAGATCGCGCCCGAGTACGAGGGCCAGGTCTACAGCGTCGACGTCGACAAGGCCAGGCAGATCCTCACGGACGCCGGCTACACGTGGAAGGACGACAAGCTCATCGACCCCGCGGGCGAGGCCGTCTCGTTCTCGATCTCGGTGCCGGCGGGATGGAGCGACTGGAACACCGAGCAGGCGCTGCTCGCCGAAGAGCTCGGCGAGGGGCTCGGCATCGACGTCAAGGTCGACCAGCCCGACTGGGGCGGCTGGGATGCGGCGCGCCAGGAGGGCAGCTTCCAGATGATCATCCACTGGCTCGAGGACACCGGCAACGCCTACGGCCTCTACACCTCCACTATGGACCCGAAGTGGGTCGTCGACGGCAAGGCGCAGTTCAACTTCGGCCGCTACGACAACCCCGAGGTGACCGCGGCGCTGAACACCTACGCCAACACGTCGTCCGAGGAGGAGCGCGCGGCCGCGCTCGCGGTGATGCAGAAGGCCTTCGTGACCGACGTTCCGGCGATCCCTCTCGGCTCGCACCCGCTGCTCGGCGAGTTCAACACGCGCAACTACGAGGGCTGGCCGTCGGAGGACGACCAGTACGCCTCGGCCGATCCGACCCAGCCGGCCGTCGTACAGATCCTGACGAAGCTGACCGCGAAGTAA
- a CDS encoding potassium-transporting ATPase subunit F codes for MIVFEIAAVALGIAAVVYLIIALVAPERF; via the coding sequence GTGATCGTCTTCGAGATCGCCGCCGTCGCGCTCGGCATCGCCGCGGTCGTCTACCTGATCATCGCGCTCGTCGCCCCGGAGCGGTTCTGA
- the kdpA gene encoding potassium-transporting ATPase subunit KdpA gives MAPDILFGALQAVAVIVVLILLYRPLGDYMARVFSSPRDLRTERLVYRFAGVDPASEQTWRAYVRSVLVFSAVGLLLVYALQRLQAFLPESLGLPAVPEDLAFNTAASFVANTNWQSYSPEKTVGYVVQFAGLTVQNFVSAAVGLAVSVALIRGLARRGSTTIGNFWVDLMRGLSRVLLPMAVIAAVALIAGGVIQNFAGFTEVRTVTGGTQILPGGPVASQEAIKLLGTNGGGFFNANSAHPFENPTAWTNLLEVLLILAIPFSLPRTFGRLVGDDRQGFAIVAVMGTILTVSLVALSALELAGRGTAPELAGAAMEGKEQRFGILGSALFGSASTLTSTGAVNSMHDSYTALGGMMPLLNMMLGEVAPGGVGSGLYGMLVLAIIAVFVGGLLVGRTPEYLGKRIGPREMTLASLYILVVPVLVLGGTALSFAVPGIRDDVEGSSILNPGVHGLSEVLYAFTSAANNNGSAFAGLTADTPWFNTALGIAMLVGRFLPIVFVLALAGAFAAQDTLPATSGTLPTHRPQFVGLLLTVTVVVTALTYLPVLSLGPLAEGLV, from the coding sequence ATGGCCCCCGACATCCTCTTCGGCGCGCTGCAGGCCGTCGCCGTCATCGTCGTGCTCATCCTGCTCTACCGCCCGCTGGGCGACTACATGGCGCGCGTCTTCAGCTCGCCGCGCGACCTCCGCACCGAACGTCTCGTGTACCGGTTCGCCGGAGTCGATCCGGCATCCGAGCAGACGTGGCGTGCCTACGTCCGCAGTGTGCTCGTGTTCTCCGCCGTCGGCCTTCTGCTCGTCTACGCCCTGCAGCGGCTCCAGGCGTTCCTGCCGGAGTCCCTCGGGCTCCCCGCCGTGCCGGAGGACCTCGCATTCAACACCGCGGCGTCGTTCGTGGCCAACACCAACTGGCAGTCGTACTCGCCCGAGAAGACCGTGGGCTACGTCGTGCAGTTCGCGGGCCTCACCGTGCAGAACTTCGTGTCGGCAGCGGTCGGTCTCGCCGTGTCGGTCGCGCTCATCCGCGGGCTGGCGCGTCGCGGCTCGACCACGATCGGCAACTTCTGGGTCGACCTCATGCGCGGCCTTTCGCGGGTGCTGCTGCCGATGGCCGTGATCGCAGCCGTCGCGCTCATCGCCGGAGGCGTGATCCAGAACTTCGCCGGCTTCACCGAGGTGCGCACCGTCACCGGTGGCACGCAGATCCTCCCCGGCGGCCCCGTCGCCTCGCAGGAGGCGATCAAGCTGCTCGGGACGAACGGCGGCGGGTTCTTCAACGCCAACTCCGCGCACCCGTTCGAGAACCCGACGGCGTGGACGAACCTGCTCGAGGTGCTGCTGATCCTCGCCATCCCGTTCTCCCTGCCCCGCACCTTCGGCCGCCTCGTCGGCGACGACCGTCAGGGCTTCGCGATCGTCGCGGTCATGGGCACGATCCTCACCGTGTCGCTCGTGGCGCTGTCGGCTCTCGAGCTGGCCGGCCGCGGCACCGCGCCCGAGCTCGCGGGCGCCGCCATGGAGGGCAAGGAGCAGCGCTTCGGCATCCTCGGCTCCGCCCTGTTCGGGTCGGCGAGCACCCTGACCTCGACGGGCGCCGTCAACTCGATGCACGACTCGTACACCGCACTCGGCGGCATGATGCCGCTGCTGAACATGATGCTCGGCGAGGTGGCACCGGGCGGCGTCGGATCCGGCCTCTACGGCATGCTCGTGCTCGCGATCATCGCCGTGTTCGTCGGCGGACTGCTCGTCGGCCGCACGCCGGAGTATCTGGGCAAGCGCATCGGCCCGCGCGAGATGACGCTGGCGAGCCTGTACATCCTCGTCGTACCGGTGCTCGTGCTCGGCGGCACCGCCCTGAGCTTCGCCGTCCCCGGCATCCGCGACGACGTCGAGGGCTCGAGCATCCTCAACCCCGGTGTGCACGGCCTCAGCGAGGTGCTGTACGCCTTCACATCGGCCGCCAACAACAACGGCTCCGCGTTCGCAGGGCTCACGGCCGACACGCCGTGGTTCAACACCGCCCTCGGCATCGCCATGCTCGTCGGGCGATTCCTGCCCATCGTGTTCGTGCTGGCTCTCGCGGGCGCGTTCGCCGCGCAGGACACGCTCCCCGCCACCTCGGGCACGCTGCCGACCCACCGGCCGCAGTTCGTCGGCCTGCTCCTCACCGTGACCGTCGTCGTCACGGCGCTCACCTACTTACCCGTGC
- a CDS encoding VanZ family protein gives MGDQVLLGVIAIAIGVAFGILLFVPFVAISYRRRGRLSFGRTMLWLGALVYFWAIWTYTLLPLPDSDSIRCVGMITDPLEVVRDLQKAFSEPGNPLRHPAFLQIAFNILLFVPLGVFLRVLGARGIPTALVTGFALSLLVETTQLTGVWGLYPCAYRFFDVGDLMTNTTGAVLGSVFALVVPRSMRGIRPRADADQPRPVTRGRRIIAMLCDALACGFVAFGVSAAVQLWLQYGVGDRDAVLDGSLADLVSTAVASGLWLLVILIGGRSIGDLAVQLRYAGSPLPWPFARLLRWAGGIGGIVALSLLGPFFDGLSSLLTLVACILVLTTASGRGLPGLLSGQHLTDARARDAA, from the coding sequence GTGGGGGATCAGGTGCTTCTGGGTGTCATCGCGATTGCGATCGGCGTGGCCTTCGGCATCCTCCTCTTCGTGCCGTTCGTCGCCATCAGCTACCGGCGGCGCGGGCGGTTGAGCTTCGGGCGCACCATGCTGTGGCTCGGTGCCCTCGTCTACTTCTGGGCGATCTGGACCTACACGCTGCTGCCGCTCCCCGACTCGGACAGCATCCGCTGCGTCGGCATGATCACCGATCCGCTCGAGGTCGTCCGCGACCTGCAGAAGGCGTTCTCCGAGCCGGGCAACCCGCTGCGGCACCCGGCGTTCCTTCAGATCGCCTTCAACATCCTCCTGTTCGTGCCGCTGGGTGTGTTCCTTCGGGTCCTCGGTGCGCGCGGCATCCCGACCGCGCTGGTGACGGGGTTCGCGCTGTCGCTCCTCGTCGAGACCACGCAGCTCACCGGCGTCTGGGGCCTCTATCCCTGCGCATACCGCTTCTTCGACGTCGGTGACCTCATGACGAACACGACGGGTGCGGTGCTCGGCTCGGTGTTCGCCCTCGTGGTGCCGCGGTCGATGCGCGGCATCCGTCCTCGGGCCGACGCCGACCAGCCTCGTCCGGTCACTCGCGGGCGCCGCATCATCGCGATGCTGTGCGATGCGCTGGCGTGCGGCTTCGTCGCGTTCGGCGTCTCGGCGGCGGTGCAGCTGTGGCTGCAGTACGGCGTCGGCGACCGGGATGCCGTGCTCGACGGATCGCTCGCCGACCTCGTCAGCACCGCGGTCGCATCGGGGCTGTGGCTGCTCGTCATCCTCATCGGAGGTCGCTCGATCGGCGACCTCGCCGTACAGCTGCGCTACGCGGGATCGCCGCTGCCGTGGCCGTTCGCCCGACTGCTGCGCTGGGCCGGCGGCATCGGGGGCATCGTCGCGCTCTCGCTTCTCGGGCCGTTCTTCGACGGGCTGTCGTCGCTCCTCACGCTGGTCGCGTGCATCCTGGTGCTCACCACGGCGAGCGGCCGCGGGCTGCCCGGTCTGCTGTCGGGGCAGCACCTCACCGACGCGCGTGCGCGCGATGCGGCCTGA
- a CDS encoding TetR/AcrR family transcriptional regulator, translating to MPKDAGTAVESGRTRPATRAKREQILKSAIEIFGSKGSTNGTLADIAEQVGITHAGVLHHFGSKQNLLLEVLTYRDETDVADFAEKHIPDGPALFLHLVRTAFANARRAGIVQVYTVLSAESVTENHPARAYFELRYTNLRSEVAAAFRALCAQEGVTEPDTIDKASASILAVMDGLQMQWLLHPEIVELGEASEFAIQAIVNAVLHPGPDLASYVRD from the coding sequence ATGCCGAAGGACGCCGGAACTGCGGTGGAATCAGGGCGCACGCGCCCTGCCACTCGCGCCAAGCGTGAGCAGATCCTGAAGTCCGCGATCGAGATCTTCGGCAGCAAGGGGTCGACGAACGGCACGCTGGCCGACATCGCCGAGCAGGTCGGGATCACGCACGCCGGAGTCCTCCACCATTTCGGGTCCAAGCAGAACCTGCTGCTGGAGGTGCTGACCTACCGCGACGAGACCGACGTCGCCGACTTCGCCGAGAAGCACATCCCCGACGGGCCGGCCCTGTTCCTGCACCTCGTGCGGACGGCGTTCGCGAACGCCCGCCGCGCCGGCATCGTGCAGGTCTACACCGTGCTGTCGGCGGAATCCGTGACCGAGAACCACCCCGCGCGCGCCTACTTCGAGCTGCGCTACACCAACCTCCGGTCGGAGGTCGCCGCAGCCTTCCGCGCGCTGTGCGCACAGGAGGGCGTGACCGAGCCCGACACGATCGACAAGGCGTCGGCGAGCATCCTCGCGGTGATGGACGGCCTGCAGATGCAGTGGCTTCTGCACCCCGAGATCGTGGAGCTCGGCGAGGCGAGCGAGTTCGCGATCCAGGCGATCGTCAACGCCGTGCTCCACCCCGGGCCCGACCTCGCCTCCTACGTCCGCGACTGA
- a CDS encoding APC family permease: MALPIFASDALSSVAYGPQEMLMTLALGGLAFLTFAPWVAAAVVVLLIVVVLSYRQLIRAYPSGGGDYEVASKNLGEIPGVVVAAALLVDYILTVSVSIASGVDNIISAVPELDSFRVELAVGFVVLIVIVNLRGVREASTVFAIPTYVFIGSVGLMIATGLVRTMLGDPPVAESSAYQLQGEHLADAAIILLVLRAFSSGCSALTGVEAVSNGVQAFRKPKIRNAQRTLVMMGSIAALLFSGLTAMGLITGVHYAENACDLIGFDCSKPQPSVMAQIAAATFGGGSIPFFIVQAATACVLLLAANTAFNGFPLLGAVLARDGYAPKSLNTRGDRLVFSNGMIVLGIAAIVVLVVFQARLTTLIQLYIIGVFVSFSLGQIGMVRHWRRTLRTPARPGDASAASDRQAARVGLVINSIGATLTVFVLVIVTITKFTHGAYLVFIAIPLLAFLMMGVKRYYRDVEHEIAIDDTTRFGSTGDVALVLVNRLQKPVVKAVDYAIAAKHGKTLALHVSVSPEETAQLQKDWADHLMPIPLVIVDSPYRSFAQPIAGFIKKYREKHGSSVVTVYLPQYIVGHWWETFLHNRRARRIANQLMLVHGVSITLVPWLLDSSELIYGRRSRPMPGQERAGRPVVVAGRRAHRPEGPPAEERTAKKGANEA; the protein is encoded by the coding sequence ATGGCTCTGCCGATCTTCGCGTCCGACGCACTGAGCTCCGTGGCCTACGGCCCGCAGGAGATGCTGATGACGCTCGCGCTGGGCGGACTCGCGTTCCTGACCTTCGCCCCGTGGGTGGCCGCCGCGGTCGTCGTGCTCCTCATCGTCGTGGTGCTCAGCTACCGACAGCTCATCCGGGCCTATCCCTCGGGTGGCGGCGACTACGAGGTCGCGTCGAAGAACCTCGGCGAGATCCCCGGGGTGGTCGTGGCGGCCGCGCTGCTCGTCGACTACATCCTCACCGTCTCGGTGTCGATCGCTTCCGGCGTCGACAACATCATCTCGGCCGTGCCCGAGCTCGATTCGTTCCGCGTCGAGCTCGCCGTCGGGTTCGTGGTGCTCATCGTCATCGTGAACCTGCGCGGTGTGCGGGAGGCGTCGACCGTGTTCGCCATCCCCACCTACGTCTTCATCGGCTCGGTCGGGCTGATGATCGCCACCGGCCTCGTGCGCACGATGCTGGGCGACCCGCCCGTGGCGGAGAGCTCGGCGTATCAGCTCCAGGGCGAGCATCTGGCGGATGCCGCGATCATCCTGCTCGTGCTTCGGGCCTTCTCGAGCGGATGCTCGGCCCTCACCGGTGTCGAGGCGGTGTCGAACGGGGTGCAGGCGTTCCGCAAGCCGAAGATCCGCAACGCGCAGCGCACCCTCGTGATGATGGGGTCGATCGCAGCGCTCCTGTTCTCGGGCCTCACGGCCATGGGACTCATCACCGGCGTGCACTACGCCGAGAACGCGTGCGACCTGATCGGCTTCGACTGCAGCAAGCCGCAGCCCAGCGTCATGGCGCAGATCGCCGCGGCCACGTTCGGCGGCGGCAGCATCCCGTTCTTCATCGTGCAGGCCGCGACGGCGTGCGTGCTGCTGCTGGCGGCCAACACGGCCTTCAACGGCTTCCCGCTGCTCGGCGCCGTGCTCGCCCGCGACGGCTACGCACCCAAGTCACTGAACACCCGGGGCGACCGCCTCGTCTTCTCCAACGGCATGATCGTGCTCGGCATCGCGGCGATCGTCGTGCTCGTCGTGTTCCAGGCACGGCTGACGACGCTGATCCAGCTCTACATCATCGGGGTGTTCGTGTCGTTCTCTCTCGGCCAGATCGGGATGGTGCGGCACTGGCGGCGCACGCTGCGCACACCCGCACGACCGGGCGACGCATCCGCGGCATCCGATCGCCAGGCGGCGCGCGTGGGGCTCGTGATCAACTCGATCGGGGCGACGCTCACCGTGTTCGTGCTCGTCATCGTGACGATCACGAAGTTCACCCACGGCGCCTACCTCGTGTTCATCGCGATCCCGCTGCTGGCCTTCCTCATGATGGGCGTGAAGAGGTACTACCGCGACGTCGAGCACGAGATCGCGATCGACGACACGACTCGGTTCGGCTCCACGGGTGACGTCGCCCTCGTGCTGGTCAACAGGTTGCAGAAACCGGTCGTGAAGGCCGTGGACTACGCCATCGCCGCCAAGCACGGCAAGACGCTCGCCCTGCACGTGTCGGTCTCTCCGGAAGAGACCGCGCAGTTGCAGAAGGACTGGGCCGACCACCTCATGCCGATCCCGCTGGTGATCGTCGATTCGCCGTACCGGTCGTTCGCACAGCCCATCGCCGGCTTCATCAAGAAGTACCGCGAGAAGCACGGATCGTCGGTCGTGACCGTGTACCTGCCTCAGTACATCGTGGGTCACTGGTGGGAGACGTTCCTGCACAACCGGCGCGCGCGCCGTATCGCGAATCAGCTGATGCTGGTGCACGGCGTATCGATCACCCTGGTGCCGTGGCTGCTCGACTCGTCGGAGCTGATCTACGGACGCCGCTCGCGACCGATGCCCGGGCAGGAGCGGGCCGGACGGCCCGTGGTGGTCGCCGGGCGACGCGCGCACCGCCCCGAGGGCCCACCGGCCGAGGAGCGGACCGCCAAGAAGGGCGCGAACGAGGCCTGA
- a CDS encoding ABC transporter ATP-binding protein: MTDPLLTVRDFSVVYDVDPPVAAVKDVTLELRRGEILGLAGESGCGKTTLAYGVQRLLKPPAVITGGSVTFHDVSGEDVDVNTLEPEEMRRFRWDKVSMVFQGAMNALNPVATIGSQLEDVFEIHRPGLSRRQRRSEVAELLEIVKVGAQRSRSFPHELSGGMRQRVMIAMALALRPQLMVMDEPTTALDVLVQREILKQISQLRHEFGFSVIFITHDLPLLLEISDRIAIMRDGEIVELDTAENIWMRPRDEYTRTLLSSFPRLTGEKGVVAR; this comes from the coding sequence ATGACTGACCCCCTGCTCACGGTGCGCGACTTCTCCGTCGTGTACGACGTCGACCCTCCCGTCGCCGCGGTGAAGGATGTCACCCTCGAACTGCGGCGCGGCGAGATCCTCGGTCTCGCCGGGGAGAGCGGATGCGGCAAGACCACGCTCGCGTACGGCGTGCAGCGGCTGCTCAAGCCCCCGGCCGTCATCACCGGCGGCAGCGTGACCTTCCACGACGTGTCGGGTGAGGACGTCGACGTGAACACGCTGGAGCCCGAAGAGATGCGACGGTTCCGCTGGGACAAGGTCTCCATGGTGTTCCAGGGGGCCATGAACGCCCTCAACCCGGTCGCGACCATCGGCTCGCAGCTGGAGGACGTCTTCGAGATCCATCGTCCCGGCCTCAGCCGGCGGCAGCGCCGGAGCGAGGTCGCCGAGCTGCTCGAGATCGTGAAGGTCGGGGCGCAGCGGAGCCGCTCCTTCCCGCACGAGCTCTCCGGCGGCATGCGCCAGCGGGTCATGATCGCGATGGCCCTCGCGCTGCGGCCGCAGCTCATGGTCATGGACGAGCCGACGACCGCGCTCGACGTGCTGGTGCAGCGCGAGATCCTGAAGCAGATCTCGCAGCTGCGGCACGAGTTCGGCTTCTCAGTCATCTTCATCACGCACGACCTGCCGCTGCTGCTCGAGATCAGCGACCGCATCGCCATCATGCGCGACGGCGAGATCGTCGAGCTCGACACGGCGGAGAACATCTGGATGAGGCCGCGGGACGAGTACACGCGCACGCTGCTGTCGTCGTTCCCGCGGCTCACGGGCGAGAAGGGGGTGGTGGCGCGATGA
- a CDS encoding ABC transporter ATP-binding protein, translating to MTVLDVSHVTKVYNVRGAGRLTALDDVSFTLRSGQTIGLVGQSGSGKSTIAKILTQLETPTTGEVLLDGKPVPRRGRGLREYRQRLRMVFQDPFASLNPYHSIGYHIERPLRLDGVVPKSEIGAEVRRLLERVRLTPDAVIDRRPHELSGGQRQRVAIARALASRPSLLVADEPVSMLDVSIRLGVLNLLADLQREEGLGVLYITHDLATARHFSDEIIVLNQGRIVEQGSADDVILHPQDPYTKELRAASPDPEKHFASASGILGGAQ from the coding sequence ATGACCGTTCTCGACGTCTCGCACGTCACCAAGGTGTACAACGTCCGCGGTGCCGGGCGCCTCACGGCACTCGACGACGTGAGCTTCACGCTGCGTTCGGGGCAGACGATCGGCCTCGTCGGACAGTCGGGCAGCGGCAAGTCGACCATCGCGAAGATCCTCACGCAGCTGGAGACTCCGACGACGGGCGAGGTGCTGCTCGACGGCAAGCCGGTTCCGCGACGCGGCCGGGGTCTGCGCGAGTACCGGCAGCGGCTGCGCATGGTGTTCCAGGACCCGTTCGCCTCGCTGAACCCCTACCACTCCATCGGCTATCACATCGAGCGTCCGCTGCGACTCGACGGAGTGGTGCCGAAGAGCGAGATCGGCGCCGAGGTGCGCCGGCTGCTCGAGCGGGTGCGGCTGACACCGGATGCGGTCATCGACCGCCGCCCGCACGAGCTCTCCGGCGGCCAGCGCCAGCGCGTCGCGATCGCGCGCGCTCTCGCCTCTCGGCCGAGCCTGCTCGTCGCCGACGAGCCGGTGTCGATGCTCGACGTGTCGATCCGGCTCGGCGTGCTGAACCTCCTCGCCGACCTGCAGCGCGAGGAGGGCCTCGGCGTGCTCTACATCACGCACGATCTCGCCACGGCCCGGCACTTCAGCGACGAGATCATCGTCTTGAACCAGGGGCGCATCGTCGAACAGGGCTCCGCCGACGACGTCATCCTGCATCCGCAGGACCCGTACACGAAGGAGCTGCGAGCCGCGTCGCCCGACCCCGAGAAGCACTTCGCCTCGGCATCCGGAATCCTCGGAGGTGCACAGTGA